The following are from one region of the Girardinichthys multiradiatus isolate DD_20200921_A chromosome 9, DD_fGirMul_XY1, whole genome shotgun sequence genome:
- the LOC124873328 gene encoding profilin-2-like isoform X2 → MSWQSYVDNLMSDGSCQDAAIMGYTDAKYVWAACPSGTFNNITPAEIDVLVGKDREGFFTSGMTLGGKKCSVIRDSLQIENDWTMDIRTKSQGGEPTYNISVGKAAKVLVLVMGKEGVHGGGLNKKAYSMAKYLRDSGF, encoded by the exons ATGTCTTGGCAAAGCTACGTGGACAACCTGATGTCTGATGGCAGCTGCCAGGACGCGGCCATTATGGGCTACACGGACGCCAAATACGTCTGGGCAGCGTGTCCCAGCGGTACCTTTAACAACATAACG ccAGCTGAGATCGATGTGTTAGTAGGAAAGGACCGAGAGGGATTCTTCACCAGTGGGATGACCTTAGGTGGTAAAAAGTGCTCAGTAATCAGAGACAGCCTGCAAATTGAAAATGACTGGACAATGGACATCCGGACAAAGAGTCAAGGAGGAGAGCCAACATACAATATTTCTGTAGGCAAAGCAGCCAAAG TCTTGGTCTTGGTAATGGGCAAAGAAGGGGTCCATGGAGGCGGATTGAATAAGAAGGCATACTCGATGGCAAAATACTTGAGGGATTCGGGGTTTTAG
- the LOC124873328 gene encoding profilin-2-like isoform X1, with protein MSWQSYVDNLMSDGSCQDAAIMGYTDAKYVWAACPSGTFNNITPAEIDVLVGKDREGFFTSGMTLGGKKCSVIRDSLQIENDWTMDIRTKSQGGEPTYNISVGKAAKALVVVMGKEGVHGGQLNKKAFQMAEYLRKSSY; from the exons ATGTCTTGGCAAAGCTACGTGGACAACCTGATGTCTGATGGCAGCTGCCAGGACGCGGCCATTATGGGCTACACGGACGCCAAATACGTCTGGGCAGCGTGTCCCAGCGGTACCTTTAACAACATAACG ccAGCTGAGATCGATGTGTTAGTAGGAAAGGACCGAGAGGGATTCTTCACCAGTGGGATGACCTTAGGTGGTAAAAAGTGCTCAGTAATCAGAGACAGCCTGCAAATTGAAAATGACTGGACAATGGACATCCGGACAAAGAGTCAAGGAGGAGAGCCAACATACAATATTTCTGTAGGCAAAGCAGCCAAAG CATTGGTTGTTGTCATGGGGAAAGAAGGTGTCCATGGAGGACAGCTCAACAAGAAAGCATTTCAGATGGCTGAATACCTGAGGAAGTCCTCCTACTAA